One Gelria sp. Kuro-4 DNA segment encodes these proteins:
- the lspA gene encoding signal peptidase II, with protein MRIFIGAGLVVLLDQVTKLAVRRRLLPGQSIPVWPGVFHVSYVQNPGAAFGILKYQTGLFIAVTAVVATAIIIYARRLGPGAGWLRLALALELGGALGNLIDRLRFGYVVDFLDFRVWPVFNVADMAVVVGVGLLFLHLLRAEGQRA; from the coding sequence GTGCTCTTGGACCAGGTGACCAAACTGGCCGTACGGCGCCGTCTCTTACCGGGGCAGAGCATACCTGTTTGGCCGGGGGTGTTTCACGTGTCCTACGTGCAGAATCCCGGCGCGGCCTTCGGCATTCTCAAGTACCAGACCGGCCTTTTTATTGCCGTCACGGCGGTGGTGGCCACCGCCATCATCATCTACGCGCGCCGCCTGGGGCCGGGGGCCGGCTGGTTGCGCCTGGCCCTGGCTCTGGAACTGGGCGGGGCGCTGGGCAACCTCATCGACCGCCTGCGCTTCGGCTACGTGGTGGATTTTCTCGATTTTCGCGTCTGGCCGGTGTTCAACGTGGCCGACATGGCGGTGGTGGTGGGCGTGGGACTGCTTTTCCTCCATCTTCTGCGGGCCGAGGGGCAGCGGGCGTGA
- a CDS encoding RluA family pseudouridine synthase has product MSGPSTPEGTRHVLTVRPEEAGTRLDVFLAAAGLGLSRSQAQRLIAEDRVTVNGQTAKASLRLTAGMEVRAVVPPPLPLAVEAEPLPLNIVYEDEHLIVLDKPAGVVVHPAPGHAGGTLVNALLAHCGPGLKGIGGVLRPGIVHRLDKDTSGLLVVAKSEAAQRGLSSAIKVHEVERAYLCLAFGVLAPDVSTVDAPIGRHPVQRKKMAVVEHNGRPARTHLYVRERFSRYTFLEARLETGRTHQIRVHLAFIGHPVVGDPVYGRRQGNLGLKRQFLHAARLSFVHPVNGKELAFTSPLPSDLAAVLAALRAGKEDEKNP; this is encoded by the coding sequence GTGAGCGGCCCTTCCACCCCTGAAGGCACCCGGCACGTTCTGACGGTGCGCCCGGAGGAAGCCGGTACCAGGCTTGATGTTTTTCTGGCCGCGGCCGGGCTGGGTCTCAGCCGTTCCCAGGCCCAGCGCCTGATAGCTGAAGACCGGGTTACGGTGAACGGGCAGACGGCGAAGGCCAGCCTCAGACTTACGGCCGGCATGGAAGTAAGAGCCGTGGTGCCGCCGCCGCTCCCCCTGGCGGTGGAGGCGGAGCCGCTGCCGCTCAACATCGTCTATGAAGATGAGCACCTTATCGTCCTAGACAAACCGGCCGGCGTGGTGGTGCACCCGGCGCCCGGCCATGCCGGGGGAACGCTGGTGAACGCCCTCCTGGCCCACTGTGGACCCGGCCTTAAGGGGATCGGCGGGGTGCTGCGCCCCGGCATCGTGCACCGGCTGGACAAAGACACCTCCGGTCTTTTGGTGGTGGCCAAGAGCGAGGCGGCACAGCGGGGTCTCAGTTCAGCCATCAAGGTGCATGAGGTTGAGCGCGCCTACCTGTGCCTGGCCTTCGGGGTGCTCGCACCCGATGTGAGCACGGTGGATGCGCCCATCGGGCGCCACCCGGTGCAGCGTAAGAAGATGGCGGTGGTGGAACACAACGGCCGCCCGGCGCGGACACACCTTTACGTGCGCGAGCGTTTTTCCCGCTACACCTTCTTGGAGGCACGGCTTGAGACGGGACGCACCCACCAGATCCGGGTGCACCTGGCCTTCATCGGCCACCCGGTGGTGGGTGACCCCGTCTACGGACGGCGCCAGGGGAACCTGGGCCTTAAGCGGCAGTTCCTGCACGCCGCGCGCCTGAGTTTTGTTCACCCGGTGAACGGGAAGGAGCTTGCCTTCACCAGCCCCTTGCCTTCCGACCTGGCGGCGGTGCTGGCTGCCCTGCGGGCGGGGAAAGAGGACGAAAAAAATCCTTGA
- the pyrR gene encoding bifunctional pyr operon transcriptional regulator/uracil phosphoribosyltransferase PyrR has translation MQVPKEKTQLMDADAVRRALTRIAHEILERNKGTENLVLLGIRTRGYPLAQRLAAKIHEIEGQEIPVSHLDITPYRDDRGEPAGTAPRELTGLSFSLKGKRVVLVDDVLYTGRTVRAAMDAVMDLGRARSIQLAVLIDRGHRELPIRPDFVGKNVPTSHREEVAVKLKETDGEDRVVLLEP, from the coding sequence ATGCAGGTGCCGAAGGAAAAAACGCAGCTGATGGACGCCGATGCGGTGCGCCGTGCCCTGACCCGCATTGCGCATGAAATTCTAGAGCGCAACAAAGGCACCGAGAACCTGGTGCTCCTGGGCATCCGTACCCGCGGTTACCCCCTGGCGCAGCGTTTGGCGGCGAAGATCCACGAGATTGAAGGACAGGAAATACCGGTGAGCCACCTCGACATCACGCCGTACCGGGACGACCGGGGCGAACCGGCCGGCACGGCGCCGCGGGAGCTTACAGGGCTCTCCTTCAGCCTGAAAGGCAAGCGGGTGGTGCTGGTGGATGACGTGCTCTATACGGGCCGCACGGTGCGCGCCGCCATGGATGCGGTGATGGACCTGGGGCGGGCGCGCTCCATCCAGCTGGCCGTGCTCATCGACCGCGGTCACCGCGAACTGCCCATCCGCCCCGATTTCGTCGGCAAGAATGTTCCCACCTCGCATCGCGAGGAAGTAGCAGTAAAACTTAAAGAAACCGATGGTGAAGACCGGGTGGTTCTTCTGGAACCCTAG
- the uraA gene encoding uracil permease, whose translation MRRIINPEERLPLLTTLPLSIQHLFAMFGATILVPILTGLHPSVALLGSGLGTFTYIICTRGKIPAYLGSSFAFIVPIIVASKYYGVPAALGGCLVAGLVYVAVAAVIHKAGTGWLDRLLPPVVVGSVVIVIGLALARTAVDMAGLLPKDGQTINLLTSPGVWTAMFTLAVAVIASVYLKGILNVIPILIGILAGYGFAFTQGLVDLTPVLAAEWFALPPFVTPRFSLPAVLLIAPVAVVSITEHIGHLLVTNNIVGRDFTKDPGLDRSILGDGLATSLAALFGAPPNTTYGENIGVMAITRVYSVWVIGWAAAIAVVLSFVQKLGVAIQTIPTPVLGGISILLFGTIAAAGVRMLVESQVDFSQTRNLILASVILVIGIGGAELHIGSFNVSGMPLATLIGIVLNLILPTAQEETGPAPAGEPEDRAQAAHEASPAKAAAGGR comes from the coding sequence GTGCGCCGCATCATCAACCCTGAGGAGAGGCTGCCCCTTCTCACGACCCTCCCCCTGAGCATCCAGCACCTGTTCGCCATGTTCGGCGCCACCATCCTGGTTCCTATCTTGACCGGACTTCATCCTTCCGTGGCTCTTCTTGGCAGCGGCTTAGGCACCTTCACCTACATCATTTGCACCCGCGGTAAAATCCCCGCCTACCTGGGCTCTTCCTTCGCCTTCATTGTTCCCATCATTGTGGCCAGCAAGTACTACGGGGTTCCAGCTGCACTGGGCGGCTGCCTGGTGGCCGGCCTGGTGTACGTGGCGGTGGCCGCCGTGATCCACAAGGCCGGTACGGGCTGGCTGGACCGGCTGTTGCCCCCTGTGGTGGTGGGCTCGGTGGTTATCGTCATCGGCCTGGCTCTGGCGCGCACAGCCGTGGACATGGCGGGGCTGTTGCCTAAGGACGGCCAGACGATCAACCTTTTGACCTCCCCCGGGGTCTGGACCGCCATGTTCACCCTGGCGGTGGCGGTGATCGCCTCGGTGTACCTCAAGGGCATCCTGAACGTGATCCCCATCCTCATCGGTATCCTCGCCGGCTATGGCTTTGCTTTCACCCAGGGCCTGGTTGACCTGACGCCGGTGCTCGCGGCCGAGTGGTTTGCCCTGCCGCCCTTTGTAACCCCGCGCTTCTCGCTTCCGGCCGTTCTGCTCATCGCCCCGGTGGCGGTGGTGAGCATCACGGAACACATCGGACACCTCCTCGTCACCAACAACATCGTCGGCCGCGACTTTACCAAAGATCCCGGGCTCGATCGCTCCATCCTGGGCGATGGCCTGGCCACCTCGCTGGCGGCCCTGTTCGGTGCACCGCCCAACACCACCTACGGCGAGAACATCGGAGTGATGGCCATCACGCGGGTCTACAGCGTCTGGGTGATCGGCTGGGCGGCCGCCATTGCCGTGGTCCTCTCCTTCGTGCAGAAGCTGGGCGTGGCCATCCAGACCATACCCACCCCGGTGCTCGGCGGCATTTCCATCCTCCTCTTCGGCACCATCGCCGCCGCCGGCGTGCGCATGCTGGTGGAGAGCCAGGTGGACTTCTCCCAAACCCGCAACCTGATTCTGGCCTCGGTGATCCTGGTCATCGGCATCGGCGGAGCGGAACTGCACATCGGCAGTTTCAATGTCAGCGGCATGCCGCTCGCGACGCTCATCGGCATCGTGCTCAACCTGATTCTCCCTACGGCGCAAGAGGAGACGGGCCCGGCACCGGCCGGCGAACCGGAAGACCGGGCGCAGGCGGCGCACGAAGCTTCCCCGGCCAAGGCCGCCGCCGGGGGTCGGTGA
- a CDS encoding NFACT family protein has product MAFDAAMLSALEPELHALCGSRILKVYQPTRLELVLTLRHERENVRLLVSAHPERARLHLTTRTQPNPAVPPAFCMYLRRHLEGARLVGIRRPPAERIIGLRFEGRDELGERQDLELIAEIMGKHSNIILVNTKSGLILEAIKHVTEEINRFREVLPGLPYRNPPAQDRVPPAELTELAFYSALQARGKAVVPALVGTLSGFSPLLAREVAARAGVDERQNVRQATRAELGRLWHALEEVYATLTNGAWRPTVYFTPEGRVLEVAPFPLVLFAGMAAQGFSTASAALDCFYGRREEEELISTTRHNLLAVVTRAKERAEKKLGLHLEALEQAGAAEAYRRFGELLFAYGQNVPPGATEFEAEDWESGARLRIPLDPRLTPGQNAQAYLRRFTKAKKTLSAAREQAMHDREELAYLESLALALEEARDLTDLEEIHLELEKEGYVKRPAPARHGAAPRAPRSEPWSFLSTDGWTILVGRNNRQNDRLTLRLARPHDLWLHAQNIPGSHVVVRCPEGREPPETTLYQAALLAAYHSRARLSSRVPVDYTRCRHVRKPAGARPGFVIYDHQRTLYVTPSAENLKALQSVSS; this is encoded by the coding sequence ATGGCCTTCGATGCTGCAATGCTAAGCGCCTTGGAACCGGAACTCCACGCGCTGTGCGGAAGCCGGATCCTGAAAGTTTACCAGCCGACCCGCCTGGAGCTCGTCCTCACCCTGCGCCACGAGCGGGAAAACGTGCGCCTGCTCGTCAGCGCTCATCCCGAACGGGCGCGGCTGCACCTCACCACCCGCACGCAGCCCAACCCGGCGGTACCGCCTGCCTTCTGCATGTACCTCCGGCGTCACCTGGAAGGCGCCCGCCTCGTGGGCATCCGCCGGCCGCCGGCCGAACGCATCATCGGTCTCCGCTTTGAGGGGCGCGATGAGCTGGGGGAGCGGCAGGATTTAGAGCTTATCGCAGAGATCATGGGCAAGCACAGCAACATCATCCTGGTAAACACCAAAAGCGGCCTCATTTTGGAGGCCATCAAACACGTCACAGAAGAGATAAACCGCTTCCGGGAGGTTCTGCCCGGGCTGCCCTACCGTAATCCCCCGGCTCAGGACAGGGTGCCGCCGGCTGAACTCACCGAGCTGGCCTTTTATTCCGCCCTGCAGGCCCGGGGGAAGGCGGTGGTGCCGGCCCTCGTTGGCACCCTGTCCGGCTTCAGCCCGCTCCTGGCCCGGGAGGTGGCCGCCCGGGCCGGCGTGGACGAGCGGCAAAACGTACGGCAGGCCACCCGGGCCGAGCTGGGGCGCCTGTGGCACGCCCTGGAGGAGGTGTACGCTACGCTCACCAACGGCGCCTGGCGGCCCACCGTCTACTTTACCCCGGAAGGCCGGGTGCTGGAGGTAGCCCCCTTTCCCCTCGTCCTCTTCGCGGGGATGGCCGCGCAAGGCTTCTCTACCGCCAGCGCCGCCTTAGACTGTTTTTACGGCCGGAGGGAAGAGGAGGAACTCATCAGCACCACCCGGCACAACCTCCTCGCGGTGGTCACCCGCGCCAAGGAGCGTGCCGAGAAAAAGCTCGGCCTGCACCTGGAAGCGCTCGAGCAGGCCGGCGCCGCTGAAGCATACCGCCGCTTCGGCGAACTGCTCTTCGCCTATGGCCAGAACGTGCCGCCCGGGGCAACTGAGTTCGAGGCCGAGGACTGGGAAAGCGGCGCCCGCCTGCGCATTCCCCTCGATCCCCGCCTTACCCCCGGGCAAAACGCCCAGGCCTACCTGCGCCGCTTCACCAAAGCCAAGAAAACCTTAAGCGCCGCACGCGAGCAGGCCATGCACGACCGGGAAGAGCTCGCCTACCTGGAGAGCCTGGCCCTGGCCCTGGAGGAAGCCCGGGACCTCACCGACCTGGAAGAGATCCACCTGGAGCTCGAGAAGGAAGGGTATGTCAAGCGGCCGGCCCCCGCCCGGCACGGGGCCGCACCCCGGGCGCCGCGCTCGGAGCCGTGGAGTTTTCTTTCCACCGACGGCTGGACCATCCTGGTCGGCCGCAACAACCGACAAAACGACCGTCTCACCCTGCGCCTGGCCCGTCCCCACGACCTCTGGCTGCACGCGCAGAACATCCCGGGTTCCCACGTGGTGGTGCGCTGTCCCGAGGGCCGAGAGCCGCCGGAGACCACCCTGTACCAGGCAGCGCTCCTCGCCGCCTACCACAGCCGCGCCCGCCTCTCCTCCCGGGTGCCGGTGGACTACACCCGCTGCCGGCACGTGCGCAAACCCGCCGGTGCCCGCCCCGGCTTTGTCATCTACGACCACCAGCGCACCCTCTACGTAACGCCCTCCGCAGAAAACCTGAAAGCCCTCCAGAGCGTGAGCTCCTAG